TGGTGCTCCTGCCCTGACGAAGACACCGCCGTCGCGCTTGCCCGTCAGCTTGTCGGGGAAGGCCTGGCCGCATGCGGCAACGCGATTGGCCCGATGCGTTCGGTCTTTGCATGGAATGGCGGGGTGGAAGAAGCGGGCGAATGCGGCCTTCTGCTCAAGACCGATGCCCGGGTGCTGGACTGTGCGGTGAGCCGGCTGGAGGCGCTGCACCCCTACGATGCGCCGGCCGTGCTGGGCTGGCGCTGCGACGCCGCGGGCGCGGCCACTGCCGCCTGGCTCGGTGCACTGGTGCCCGATGCGCCGGGGAGTGACGGAAAATGAGTTCTGCGATGTCGACGCGCCGGTTTCTCGCCATGTTCGTGCTCTTCATCGCCGCTGGGCCGGCATCGCTCGCCGCCCAGGACTCGCAATCTGCGCAAACCGCCTTCGTCGCTCCGGCGGAGCCGATGAAGCTGACCCGCGTGCTCGAACGCCGCCTTGGGGATGGCAATGCGATCGTGGTTTCGCGTAGCTGGCGGGTCCGCTTCGTCCCCCATGCGGCGGGGTACCGGGTGGAGGGCGAACAAATCGCCGTTGCCGTGGAAGCGCCGCCGCGCCTTGCGCAACTGGCGGAAGTGGAACGCAACAAGCCGCAATCGGGCGACTTCCCAATCCTGCTTGACGATGCCGGACAGATTGTGGGCGACGAATCTGCCGACCCTTCGGCCATTCCCGGTCTTACGGAAGCAGCGCGGGCGTTTCTCTCGGACCGCCCGGAGGCGCGCCGGGGCGAAGCCTTGCAATATGTCGCCGCCGTCCAGCAGGCCGGTGCCAGGATGGCGAGCCGCTGGCCGCGCGACCTGTTCTTCCCGGTCGTCCCGC
The nucleotide sequence above comes from Pelagerythrobacter marensis. Encoded proteins:
- the cutA gene encoding divalent-cation tolerance protein CutA codes for the protein MSALVWCSCPDEDTAVALARQLVGEGLAACGNAIGPMRSVFAWNGGVEEAGECGLLLKTDARVLDCAVSRLEALHPYDAPAVLGWRCDAAGAATAAWLGALVPDAPGSDGK